A window from Dehalobacter sp. DCA encodes these proteins:
- the secD gene encoding protein translocase subunit SecD: MKRGNTLKLAIAVILVAVVVFFSIQPLTNSETGIPLGLDLRGGVHLVLQAETGKDGAAITNDDMDKARAVIEERVNGLGVSEPYIQTNYDKKRIIIELAGVNDPDEAVKVLQTTAKLTFRDPDGNILMDGSLLKNAQAAVDTSSGRTDYVVQISFTSEGTSKFADITTKYLGQKIGIYMDERKIQDPEVSVPIVDGQGQIQGYSSLEEAAQYAVMFRSGALPVSMSIVEKNQVGALLGADSLNKSLNACVIALIFIFLFMLVLYRLPGLVADFSLVVFSVIVLWVLYGIGTVLTLPGIAGFVLSIGMAVDLNIIVYERIKEELKLGKSLRAAVDAGFSRAFITVFDSNITTIFAALALFLLGSASIQGFAITLIVGIVASLFTAITFTRWVMRWIVGINPRMSKWLFGIKEVK; this comes from the coding sequence ATGAAACGGGGAAATACTTTAAAACTTGCAATAGCCGTAATTCTAGTTGCTGTTGTAGTTTTCTTTTCGATTCAGCCGCTGACGAATTCTGAAACCGGGATTCCGTTAGGACTTGATTTACGCGGTGGTGTTCATCTGGTTTTACAGGCGGAAACGGGCAAAGATGGCGCAGCGATTACCAACGACGATATGGATAAAGCAAGGGCTGTCATTGAAGAACGTGTTAACGGGCTCGGAGTATCCGAACCCTATATTCAGACGAACTATGATAAAAAGAGAATTATTATCGAGCTGGCCGGAGTCAATGATCCCGATGAGGCTGTTAAAGTTCTGCAGACAACCGCTAAGCTGACTTTCCGGGATCCGGATGGAAATATCTTGATGGACGGCTCCCTGCTGAAGAATGCCCAGGCAGCGGTCGATACTTCCAGCGGCCGCACGGATTATGTCGTGCAAATATCGTTTACTTCTGAGGGTACCTCAAAGTTTGCGGATATCACAACGAAATATCTCGGTCAAAAGATTGGTATCTATATGGATGAGAGGAAGATCCAAGATCCGGAAGTTTCAGTGCCGATTGTGGACGGGCAAGGTCAGATCCAGGGATATTCATCGCTGGAAGAAGCAGCTCAGTATGCTGTTATGTTCCGTTCCGGTGCATTGCCGGTCAGCATGAGCATTGTTGAAAAAAACCAGGTGGGTGCGCTTCTAGGTGCGGATTCTTTGAATAAGAGTTTAAATGCGTGCGTCATTGCGCTTATTTTTATTTTCTTATTCATGCTGGTGCTCTATCGTTTACCGGGGCTGGTCGCCGACTTTTCGCTTGTCGTTTTTTCGGTGATTGTACTCTGGGTCTTATACGGAATCGGGACGGTTCTTACTTTGCCAGGCATCGCAGGGTTCGTCCTATCTATTGGAATGGCCGTCGATTTGAATATTATTGTCTACGAAAGAATCAAGGAAGAACTAAAGCTTGGCAAATCGCTGCGGGCTGCTGTGGATGCCGGATTCAGCCGGGCTTTTATTACGGTGTTTGACTCCAATATTACAACCATTTTTGCTGCTCTGGCTTTATTCCTGCTCGGGTCTGCTTCGATCCAGGGTTTTGCAATTACGCTGATCGTCGGTATTGTTGCGAGCCTGTTTACGGCCATCACGTTTACCCGCTGGGTTATGCGCTGGATTGTTGGCATTAACCCGCGTATGAGCAAATGGCTGTTTGGCATAAAGGAGGTAAAATAA
- the yajC gene encoding preprotein translocase subunit YajC — protein sequence MDQSTTTMMYFVLFVVMIIFMFVLPSRKQKKERQKLMESIKMKAKVITIGGILGTITKIKEDTVVIKIANNVEIEILKSAIKSAEGGKDTPVKSNKKNKPEPEEEVEETEVIDEDNDAEVK from the coding sequence ATGGATCAAAGCACTACAACGATGATGTATTTTGTACTATTTGTAGTTATGATTATCTTTATGTTTGTTTTGCCGAGCAGAAAGCAGAAAAAAGAGCGGCAGAAACTGATGGAGTCCATTAAGATGAAAGCTAAAGTCATAACGATCGGCGGAATATTGGGCACCATTACCAAAATAAAAGAAGATACGGTTGTCATCAAGATTGCCAATAACGTTGAAATTGAAATACTGAAGTCCGCGATCAAAAGTGCTGAAGGCGGCAAAGATACACCTGTCAAGAGTAATAAGAAGAATAAGCCTGAACCTGAAGAAGAGGTTGAAGAGACCGAAGTAATCGATGAAGACAACGATGCCGAGGTTAAATAA
- the tgt gene encoding tRNA guanosine(34) transglycosylase Tgt, translating to MAAVKLEILKKDTRTKARLGRLHTPHGMIETPVFMPVGTQATVKSVSPEELKALGANMILSNTYHLFLRPGHELIKRAGGLHKFMNWDGAVLTDSGGFQVFSLGDLRKITEEGVEFRSHLDGSKQFLSPEKATEIQIALGSDIVMAFDECTPYPANREYTKKSAERTFRWLERCKNTLTTTDKQALFGIVQGGMYEDLRKQSAQEIIELDLPGYALGGLSVGEPKEMMYEVLDYTVPLLPEAKPRYLMGVGSPDDLIEGVMCGIDMFDCVLPTRIARNGTAMTRFGKVVVRNATYADDFTPIDPTCSCYTCQNYSRAYIRHLIKADEIFGHRLMTIHNLHFLTHLMKEVRQAIAEDRLPEYRKQFFADYGYEK from the coding sequence TTGGCGGCCGTTAAACTGGAAATACTAAAGAAAGACACTCGTACCAAGGCCCGTCTGGGAAGACTTCATACGCCTCATGGCATGATAGAGACACCTGTGTTTATGCCGGTGGGAACTCAGGCTACCGTAAAATCTGTCAGCCCCGAAGAACTGAAGGCGCTCGGAGCCAACATGATCTTAAGCAATACCTATCATCTGTTTTTGCGTCCGGGTCATGAACTGATTAAACGCGCAGGCGGCCTGCACAAATTTATGAACTGGGATGGCGCGGTTTTGACCGACAGCGGGGGGTTCCAGGTTTTCAGTCTCGGGGATTTACGGAAAATCACCGAAGAGGGAGTGGAATTCCGATCCCATCTTGATGGCTCCAAACAATTCTTAAGTCCGGAAAAAGCGACGGAAATTCAAATCGCTCTCGGTTCGGATATTGTGATGGCTTTTGATGAGTGCACGCCTTACCCGGCAAACCGGGAGTACACGAAAAAATCCGCTGAACGGACCTTCCGCTGGCTGGAGCGCTGCAAAAATACGCTGACGACTACAGATAAGCAGGCACTTTTCGGCATTGTTCAGGGCGGAATGTATGAGGATCTCCGCAAACAAAGCGCTCAGGAGATTATCGAACTCGATCTGCCAGGGTACGCGCTGGGAGGCTTGAGCGTCGGCGAACCTAAAGAAATGATGTACGAAGTGCTGGATTATACCGTTCCGCTGCTGCCCGAAGCCAAACCAAGATATCTGATGGGTGTGGGTTCACCTGATGATTTAATCGAGGGTGTCATGTGCGGCATTGATATGTTTGATTGTGTGCTGCCGACGCGTATTGCCCGAAATGGGACAGCAATGACGAGGTTTGGCAAGGTTGTGGTCCGTAATGCCACATATGCCGATGATTTTACGCCGATTGATCCTACCTGCAGCTGTTATACCTGTCAGAATTATTCCCGGGCGTATATCCGGCACCTGATCAAAGCGGATGAAATTTTCGGACACCGGCTGATGACGATCCATAACTTGCACTTTCTAACCCATTTAATGAAAGAGGTCCGCCAGGCGATTGCCGAAGACCGGCTTCCGGAATACCGGAAACAATTCTTTGCGGACTATGGTTATGAAAAATAA
- the queA gene encoding tRNA preQ1(34) S-adenosylmethionine ribosyltransferase-isomerase QueA, protein MRLEDFDYNLPERLIAQTPAEPRDSSRLMLVDKAKGEIFHYLFQDIVQLFNAGDVLVLNKTRVIPARLIGQKEGTGAKIEVLLLKRIDRERWEVLVKPGKRLKQGQTVVFGGGLLRGELIGILDDGNRIIHFTYSGLFEEVLDSLGEMPLPPYITAKLNDKERYQTVYAKENGSAAAPTAGLHFTEELLQRIRDNGVEVLEVLLHVGLGTFRPVKTEEITEHQMHTEYFSIDSETAARISLAKKEGHRVIAVGTTVVRTLESAAGLCQDASGNVLSETEGWTDIFIYPGYQFKIVDALITNFHFPRSTLLMLVSAFAGRELILEAYQTAVRGEYRFFSFGDAMFLV, encoded by the coding sequence ATGAGGTTGGAGGATTTTGATTACAACTTGCCGGAAAGGCTGATTGCCCAAACACCGGCAGAACCGCGGGATTCATCAAGGCTGATGCTGGTGGATAAAGCCAAAGGTGAAATATTTCATTACTTATTCCAGGATATTGTACAACTCTTCAATGCGGGAGACGTACTTGTCCTGAACAAGACCAGGGTGATTCCGGCCAGATTAATTGGGCAAAAAGAAGGTACCGGAGCAAAAATTGAGGTGCTCCTGCTGAAGAGAATAGACAGGGAACGCTGGGAAGTCCTGGTTAAGCCCGGCAAAAGGTTAAAACAGGGTCAAACCGTTGTTTTCGGTGGAGGACTTTTGCGCGGGGAACTGATCGGAATTCTTGACGACGGAAACAGGATCATTCATTTTACGTATTCCGGCTTGTTTGAGGAAGTCCTGGACAGTCTCGGCGAGATGCCTCTGCCTCCATATATCACAGCAAAATTAAACGATAAAGAGCGGTATCAGACTGTTTATGCCAAAGAAAACGGTTCGGCCGCGGCGCCTACTGCAGGCCTGCATTTTACGGAAGAGCTGCTGCAGAGGATTAGGGACAACGGAGTCGAGGTTCTTGAAGTCCTGCTGCATGTCGGGCTGGGAACGTTTCGGCCGGTGAAGACGGAAGAAATCACCGAACACCAAATGCACACGGAGTATTTCAGCATAGATTCTGAGACTGCCGCCAGAATCTCTCTGGCCAAAAAAGAAGGCCACAGGGTGATTGCGGTTGGGACAACCGTAGTCCGGACGCTGGAATCCGCAGCGGGACTTTGTCAGGACGCTTCCGGGAATGTGCTGTCCGAGACCGAAGGCTGGACGGATATTTTTATCTACCCCGGATATCAATTCAAAATTGTCGATGCCTTAATCACGAATTTCCATTTTCCGCGCTCGACACTGCTGATGCTGGTCAGTGCTTTTGCAGGCCGGGAATTGATTTTGGAAGCGTATCAGACCGCAGTCCGTGGGGAATATCGTTTCTTCAGTTTTGGGGACGCCATGTTTTTAGTTTAA
- a CDS encoding SpoIID/LytB domain-containing protein yields the protein MVFHGRGVNQSAFLFKVFCLCLVAALFLVTLTPNAALAREVTVKLVWQFPETGWLEIEVRQGSYTLDYNDFSVSLTAGDRCQIGQSSMADFLAVGDRFVTLEKNKVKLTSENQGVFRVREPEKDWISYRGNLSIVKENGCWKLYNSLEQEDYLKGVVPIEMSNAWAAKGFEALKAQAVAARTYLLKNINGGVITDSPDIHQAYLGRSVEGEASQAVTATTGEVLTDQDTGRPISIFYSSHNGGYMEVPQNVWQNQDAHYTSTPDPFSNGIGGYTDHWRFVIAADVLGEAFDLAPVRQVKLAKYVSGRVYRVVLQDWLGNEKLVSGGDFVRKFYPEGPLSNDSFLGRLFQVEYIMPVLQKNTPETPEISLTGNSLAGMSVEEGTGPLLSRIKSSNDGIAEKPGVYGVFVFNGRGWGHGVGMSQWGAYDMAMQGYSYQDILNYYYKNIDLVKME from the coding sequence ATGGTTTTTCATGGCCGCGGTGTTAATCAGAGCGCTTTTTTATTTAAAGTCTTTTGCCTATGTTTGGTTGCAGCACTGTTTTTGGTTACCCTGACACCGAATGCAGCGCTTGCAAGGGAGGTAACTGTGAAGCTTGTCTGGCAGTTCCCTGAAACCGGCTGGTTGGAAATCGAAGTCAGACAGGGCAGTTATACCCTTGACTATAATGATTTCAGCGTCAGTTTAACAGCCGGGGACCGCTGCCAGATCGGCCAGAGCAGTATGGCAGATTTCCTGGCTGTGGGTGACCGGTTCGTGACTCTGGAAAAAAATAAAGTTAAGCTTACTTCCGAGAATCAGGGCGTTTTTCGGGTCAGAGAACCCGAAAAGGATTGGATCAGCTACCGCGGAAATCTTTCTATTGTGAAAGAAAACGGTTGCTGGAAGCTGTATAATTCACTTGAGCAGGAAGACTACTTGAAAGGAGTCGTTCCGATAGAGATGAGCAATGCCTGGGCAGCAAAGGGTTTTGAAGCCTTGAAAGCGCAGGCAGTCGCCGCAAGGACATATTTGCTGAAAAATATAAACGGTGGTGTTATCACGGATTCACCCGATATCCATCAGGCTTACCTCGGCAGATCAGTGGAAGGGGAAGCCAGCCAGGCGGTGACAGCAACGACGGGAGAGGTCCTGACTGATCAGGATACCGGCAGACCCATTTCAATTTTCTACTCTTCGCATAACGGTGGTTATATGGAGGTCCCCCAGAATGTCTGGCAGAATCAGGACGCTCATTATACGTCCACTCCAGATCCGTTTTCCAACGGCATTGGAGGCTATACCGATCACTGGAGGTTTGTAATTGCCGCGGATGTTCTTGGAGAAGCTTTTGATCTCGCCCCGGTAAGACAGGTGAAGCTGGCGAAATATGTATCGGGCCGCGTATACCGTGTCGTGCTTCAAGACTGGTTAGGCAACGAAAAATTGGTATCTGGCGGGGACTTTGTCCGCAAGTTTTATCCTGAAGGACCTCTTTCAAATGATTCTTTCCTTGGAAGACTATTTCAGGTAGAATATATCATGCCTGTACTTCAGAAAAACACCCCGGAGACTCCGGAGATTTCTTTGACTGGGAATTCTTTGGCAGGGATGTCTGTGGAAGAAGGCACTGGTCCGCTGCTCTCCAGGATCAAGAGCTCCAATGACGGTATAGCAGAAAAACCTGGAGTATACGGTGTATTTGTTTTCAACGGCAGGGGCTGGGGACACGGCGTCGGGATGTCCCAATGGGGTGCCTATGATATGGCAATGCAAGGTTATTCTTATCAGGATATCCTAAACTATTACTACAAAAATATTGATTTGGTGAAAATGGAGTAG
- the ruvB gene encoding Holliday junction branch migration DNA helicase RuvB: MERVITSLERPEDREFEALRPGRLMEYIGQASIKENLSVFIQAAQNRGEALDHVLLYGPPGLGKTTLANIIAAEMGVNIRTTSGPAIERPGDLAALLTSLEPRDVLFIDEIHRLSRTAEEVLYSAMEDNCLDIVIGKGPSARSIRLSLSPFTLIGATTRAGQLTSPLRDRFGVISRLEFYTTEELLQIVVRASRILKVDLSPDGAEEIAKRSRGTPRVANRLLKRVRDYAQFWGSRIVDSQTAAKAMDKLEVDPMGLDSLDQKILLAIIRNFDGGPVGLETLAATVGEESETLEDVVEPFLLQRGFLQRTPRGRMVTNQVYSYFGLDLPANVQPGLFCESESK; the protein is encoded by the coding sequence TTGGAAAGAGTCATCACTTCCCTGGAGCGTCCTGAAGACCGGGAATTCGAAGCCTTAAGACCGGGCAGGCTGATGGAATATATCGGACAGGCAAGTATCAAAGAAAACTTAAGCGTCTTTATTCAGGCGGCCCAGAACAGGGGAGAGGCTCTCGATCATGTCCTTCTTTATGGTCCGCCCGGACTCGGAAAGACCACACTAGCCAATATTATTGCGGCCGAGATGGGAGTCAATATCCGGACGACTTCCGGACCGGCGATTGAAAGGCCGGGAGATTTGGCGGCACTTTTGACTTCACTCGAACCGCGCGATGTGCTGTTTATAGATGAGATCCACCGTCTGAGCAGGACAGCGGAAGAAGTCCTGTATTCCGCGATGGAAGATAACTGTCTGGATATCGTGATTGGTAAAGGACCGAGCGCTCGTTCCATCAGGCTGTCCCTATCTCCGTTTACGCTGATTGGTGCGACGACCAGAGCCGGGCAGCTGACGTCTCCTTTGAGGGACAGGTTCGGGGTCATCAGCCGGCTGGAATTTTATACGACGGAGGAACTGCTGCAGATCGTCGTCAGGGCTTCCCGGATCCTGAAAGTGGATTTGTCGCCGGACGGAGCGGAGGAGATCGCCAAGCGTTCCAGAGGGACACCGCGGGTCGCCAACAGGTTGCTCAAAAGGGTAAGGGACTATGCGCAGTTCTGGGGAAGCAGGATTGTTGATTCTCAGACGGCAGCTAAAGCAATGGATAAGCTTGAAGTTGATCCGATGGGCCTGGACAGTTTGGACCAGAAAATTCTGCTGGCCATTATCCGGAATTTTGACGGAGGACCGGTCGGTCTGGAAACGCTGGCTGCTACTGTAGGTGAAGAGTCCGAGACCCTGGAAGATGTTGTGGAACCATTTTTGCTGCAGAGAGGTTTTCTGCAGCGGACACCAAGAGGCAGAATGGTAACGAACCAGGTCTACAGCTATTTTGGACTGGATCTTCCGGCGAATGTACAGCCGGGACTGTTTTGTGAATCAGAAAGTAAATAG
- the ruvA gene encoding Holliday junction branch migration protein RuvA, giving the protein MIGMLRGTVWTAEADRLVLDVGGVGYLLHVPVSSMVKISQGEETTLHTHLIMREDDVSLYGFLTRDEKNLFLQLLSVTGIGPKAALSILSAFSVSKIKTAIVCEDVSLLTEVPGIGGKTAKRIILELKEKIKDVDIKAGTEEDMRSFIPADDTLETLLALGFSRYEARDALVRAEKKGLSSMEDKLKEALRLLAGPSEHM; this is encoded by the coding sequence ATGATCGGAATGCTGCGGGGGACTGTGTGGACAGCCGAAGCGGACCGCCTGGTGCTTGATGTCGGCGGCGTAGGCTATTTGCTCCATGTTCCGGTAAGTTCAATGGTAAAGATCAGTCAGGGGGAAGAGACTACCCTGCATACCCATTTAATCATGCGGGAAGATGATGTGTCTTTGTACGGTTTTTTAACCCGGGATGAGAAAAATTTGTTTCTGCAGCTCCTTAGCGTAACCGGGATTGGTCCAAAGGCAGCACTGAGTATTTTGTCGGCTTTTTCTGTCAGTAAGATCAAGACGGCGATCGTCTGTGAGGACGTTTCTTTATTGACCGAAGTCCCCGGAATCGGCGGCAAAACTGCGAAGAGAATCATTCTGGAACTGAAAGAAAAGATCAAGGATGTCGATATTAAAGCCGGAACGGAAGAAGATATGAGGTCCTTCATTCCGGCAGACGATACACTGGAAACCCTGCTGGCTTTAGGCTTTTCCCGCTATGAGGCCCGCGACGCACTGGTCAGGGCGGAAAAGAAAGGCTTATCCTCCATGGAGGATAAGCTCAAAGAAGCCCTGCGTCTGCTCGCAGGACCGTCCGAGCATATGTGA
- the ruvC gene encoding crossover junction endodeoxyribonuclease RuvC codes for MLILGIDPGTAIMGYGLIEKNGQKLSPVTYSCWRTPSDLPMPDRLRMLYESLEDFLGEYSPDVMAVEELFFNRNTTTAITVGQARGVILLSAARRNIEVFEYTPLQVKQAVVGYGKADKKQIQYMVKAILSLQETPKPDDTADALAIAICHAHSMGRRINGGMFK; via the coding sequence ATGTTAATTCTTGGCATTGACCCGGGAACCGCCATTATGGGGTACGGATTAATCGAAAAAAATGGCCAAAAGCTTTCCCCGGTCACTTATTCCTGCTGGCGGACTCCGTCTGACTTGCCGATGCCGGATAGGCTCAGAATGCTTTATGAATCTCTGGAGGATTTCTTGGGAGAATATTCACCTGATGTGATGGCTGTCGAAGAATTGTTTTTTAACCGCAACACTACGACGGCGATTACGGTCGGACAGGCCAGGGGAGTCATTCTGCTAAGCGCTGCCCGCCGAAATATTGAAGTATTCGAATATACACCCTTGCAGGTCAAGCAGGCTGTGGTCGGATACGGTAAAGCAGATAAAAAGCAGATACAGTATATGGTCAAGGCCATCCTGTCGCTGCAGGAAACGCCTAAGCCTGATGACACGGCTGATGCGCTGGCCATCGCCATATGCCATGCGCACAGCATGGGACGCCGGATAAATGGAGGAATGTTCAAATGA
- a CDS encoding YebC/PmpR family DNA-binding transcriptional regulator: MSGHSKWANIKHKKAKTDAIKGRIFTKLAREIMVAARAGGADPNGNFRLKIAIDNAKAANLPNDNIQRAIQKGAGAGEGANYEELRYEGYGPGGVAIMVELMTDNRNRTASEMRHLFSKNGGNLGETGSVSWMFTEKGQLDVPKEDLKMDEDEIMLLALEAGAEDVASEDESYEIFTEPDSMQEVRQVLLDSKIPIENAAINLIPVNRVEIADIEQAKKIIKLIDSLESHDDVQKVYTNFDLAESLEDADL; encoded by the coding sequence GTGTCAGGTCATTCCAAATGGGCAAATATTAAACATAAGAAAGCCAAAACCGATGCTATCAAAGGCCGGATTTTCACAAAATTAGCCAGAGAGATCATGGTGGCCGCACGTGCGGGCGGTGCAGACCCGAACGGGAACTTTAGGTTAAAAATTGCGATCGATAATGCCAAGGCAGCCAACCTGCCGAATGACAATATTCAGCGGGCGATCCAAAAAGGTGCCGGAGCGGGAGAAGGCGCCAATTATGAAGAACTGCGTTACGAAGGCTATGGTCCCGGCGGAGTTGCGATCATGGTGGAGCTGATGACGGACAACAGGAACCGGACAGCATCAGAGATGCGTCATCTTTTCTCGAAAAACGGCGGCAACCTTGGAGAAACCGGCAGTGTCAGCTGGATGTTCACGGAAAAAGGACAGCTTGATGTACCGAAAGAAGATTTAAAAATGGATGAAGATGAAATCATGCTTCTGGCGCTTGAGGCAGGGGCAGAGGATGTCGCGTCTGAAGATGAGAGCTACGAAATCTTCACCGAGCCGGATAGCATGCAGGAAGTCAGACAAGTGCTGCTGGATAGTAAGATACCGATTGAAAATGCGGCCATCAATCTGATTCCGGTCAACCGCGTCGAGATCGCCGATATCGAACAAGCGAAAAAGATCATTAAGTTGATTGATTCGTTGGAGAGCCATGATGATGTTCAGAAGGTCTATACAAACTTTGATCTTGCCGAGTCACTGGAAGATGCTGATCTCTAA
- a CDS encoding methyl-accepting chemotaxis protein: MVSQSSQAVEIAKEGQDTVEKSVSQMNSIDQSVMSFAAIIRQLGERSKEIEHFVNDISGIADQTNMLALNAAIEAARAGAQGKGFAVVAEEVRILADQSQEAAKQITSIVNAIQTDSHIASSAIDVVNEEVKHGTETVNNSGEAFTKIEEMINRVFIQINEVSSILQQALSGNQLIFDSVARIENASRNTSEEIQTVSAATQEQLAFMENYLHRVKNFPNLPKICLDQCKCKIYISFGHVLFNTLDPNEIMAVIMTIIDEAAKYSHRLPEKRNLLMPQ; encoded by the coding sequence GTGGTCAGTCAATCTTCCCAAGCGGTAGAGATAGCGAAAGAAGGTCAGGATACGGTTGAGAAATCAGTCAGCCAGATGAACAGTATAGATCAATCGGTCATGAGTTTTGCTGCGATTATCAGGCAACTCGGAGAAAGGTCAAAAGAAATTGAACACTTTGTGAATGATATTTCCGGGATTGCCGATCAAACGAATATGTTGGCCTTAAATGCAGCGATTGAAGCGGCACGTGCAGGAGCACAAGGGAAAGGGTTTGCGGTGGTTGCGGAAGAGGTGCGAATATTGGCGGACCAATCCCAAGAAGCTGCAAAACAAATTACATCTATTGTCAATGCGATACAAACAGATTCGCATATTGCTTCTTCGGCGATAGATGTTGTGAATGAAGAAGTAAAGCATGGCACTGAAACAGTCAATAACAGTGGTGAAGCGTTTACCAAAATTGAGGAAATGATTAATCGGGTTTTTATTCAGATTAATGAAGTATCTTCTATCTTGCAGCAGGCCCTCAGCGGCAATCAATTGATCTTTGATTCTGTTGCCAGGATTGAAAATGCAAGCCGGAACACGTCAGAGGAAATCCAAACGGTTTCCGCAGCGACTCAGGAACAGTTGGCATTTATGGAGAATTATCTTCATCGAGTAAAAAACTTTCCAAACTTGCCCAAGATTTGTTTGGATCAATGCAAGTGTAAGATTTATATTTCATTTGGCCACGTATTGTTCAATACATTGGATCCAAATGAAATTATGGCTGTTATAATGACGATTATTGATGAAGCGGCAAAATACAGTCACAGACTTCCCGAAAAACGTAATCTCCTGATGCCCCAGTAA
- a CDS encoding spore germination protein, giving the protein MIKELLTKILSNSPQITFKTPQNDSEETKKLTSEIDINLEILQAFFHLCEDIVSKEFLLDLPTPTRAFIIYAESLCDPVMVNESILKSLMQKNFFQTLEISTTKANLPEIILQRLLPNHQTQLVSDIQQLSNFLLSGHLILVIDGYSTAIATAVQGYEQRAVNEPSTEQSIRGPRDSFVENLSTNVSLLRRRISSNRLKYQSITLGKLTHTKVGICYIQGIANDKIVEEVKVRLNRIDIDSILDSGYIEELIADESFTLFPLVQNTERPDRTAASLCEGRIAIIVNNTPSVLIVPCTIVSLLQASEDYYNNNLFATLIRIGRFIAINIALLAPAITIAVFSNNAELIPLTFLTTVAGARSDLPFPISIEIILMELTFELLREAGVRLPKTVGQAISTVGGLVIGQAAVTAGIVSPITVIVVSITAIASFVFPDYSIGTSIRILRFVLIILSSILGIFGIVSGLMVILYHLCGLRSFGVPYLSPIAPLSVSDLKDTFFRAPWWAMSTRPRLTGAEEPIRQASKQGPTKPDKEVHDP; this is encoded by the coding sequence ATGATTAAGGAACTGTTAACTAAGATACTTAGCAATTCACCCCAGATAACATTTAAGACACCTCAAAATGATTCTGAAGAAACCAAAAAATTAACTTCTGAAATTGATATAAATCTAGAAATATTGCAAGCGTTTTTCCATCTTTGTGAAGACATTGTAAGCAAGGAATTTTTGCTTGATCTTCCGACTCCAACAAGAGCTTTTATCATTTACGCCGAAAGTCTCTGCGATCCGGTTATGGTTAACGAATCAATACTTAAATCATTAATGCAGAAAAACTTTTTTCAGACACTCGAAATATCAACAACCAAAGCCAATCTGCCTGAAATCATTCTTCAGAGGCTGTTGCCTAATCACCAAACACAACTCGTATCAGACATTCAACAATTAAGCAACTTTTTGCTTAGCGGTCATCTTATTTTAGTGATCGACGGTTATTCTACAGCTATTGCTACAGCAGTTCAAGGGTACGAACAAAGAGCCGTCAATGAACCCTCCACAGAACAGAGCATAAGGGGTCCAAGAGACAGTTTTGTTGAAAACCTGTCCACAAATGTTAGCTTATTGCGAAGACGAATCTCTTCCAACCGCCTGAAATATCAATCGATAACCCTTGGGAAACTTACTCATACCAAAGTAGGAATCTGTTATATTCAAGGAATTGCGAATGATAAAATCGTGGAGGAAGTAAAGGTACGCCTTAACAGAATTGACATTGACAGTATTTTAGACAGCGGTTATATAGAAGAGTTAATCGCCGATGAATCCTTTACGCTTTTTCCACTTGTCCAAAATACTGAACGTCCAGACCGAACAGCAGCATCTTTGTGCGAAGGAAGAATCGCTATTATTGTGAATAATACCCCATCGGTATTAATCGTTCCATGTACAATTGTTTCTCTTTTGCAGGCATCTGAAGATTATTATAATAACAACCTTTTCGCCACTTTAATCAGAATCGGCCGTTTTATTGCGATCAATATTGCATTATTAGCTCCTGCCATTACCATTGCTGTCTTTTCCAATAATGCCGAGCTGATTCCCTTGACCTTTCTCACCACAGTAGCCGGAGCACGTAGTGATTTGCCTTTTCCCATTTCAATTGAAATTATCTTGATGGAACTCACTTTTGAATTGTTACGTGAGGCTGGTGTCCGATTACCAAAGACCGTGGGTCAGGCGATAAGTACCGTAGGCGGCTTGGTCATAGGCCAAGCCGCGGTTACCGCCGGCATTGTCAGCCCTATTACGGTTATTGTGGTCAGTATAACAGCAATTGCTTCTTTTGTTTTTCCGGATTATTCCATAGGCACCAGTATTAGAATTCTACGCTTTGTGCTAATCATTTTATCCAGTATACTGGGCATATTCGGAATAGTCTCGGGTCTGATGGTTATTTTATACCATCTCTGTGGTCTACGTTCCTTTGGCGTGCCTTATTTATCGCCGATTGCTCCCCTAAGCGTGTCTGATTTAAAAGATACCTTTTTCCGTGCCCCCTGGTGGGCTATGTCTACCAGACCACGCCTTACCGGTGCTGAAGAGCCCATACGTCAAGCCTCCAAGCAAGGTCCTACTAAACCGGATAAGGAGGTGCATGACCCATAG